Proteins from one Romboutsia sp. CE17 genomic window:
- a CDS encoding helix-turn-helix domain-containing protein gives MNLNDITNYIQSICENISNVLNVDVTLVTKDLVRIAGTGIFNDKIGEKISEDTVYYKVLCEGKSYLINKDVNKECYICCHREQCKELADICTPVKLGKDILGILGIAAFNEEQKNNIISKNKDLTEFISRMSDLISFKLDEMYKEEVKTMDVLEKEAIEKAIKKYGSNTEGMKKVADALDIGIATLYRKVKKYNIK, from the coding sequence TTGAATTTAAATGATATAACCAATTATATTCAAAGTATATGCGAAAATATTTCTAATGTTTTAAATGTAGATGTAACTTTAGTTACAAAAGATTTGGTAAGAATAGCTGGAACAGGAATATTTAACGATAAAATAGGGGAAAAAATATCTGAAGACACAGTTTATTATAAAGTGTTATGTGAAGGAAAATCCTATTTAATAAATAAAGATGTAAATAAAGAGTGCTATATATGTTGTCATAGAGAGCAATGTAAAGAATTAGCTGATATATGCACTCCTGTAAAATTAGGAAAAGATATACTCGGTATTTTAGGTATTGCAGCTTTTAATGAAGAGCAAAAAAATAATATAATTTCTAAAAATAAAGACTTGACTGAATTTATATCACGTATGTCTGATTTAATATCTTTTAAATTAGATGAGATGTATAAAGAAGAAGTTAAAACTATGGATGTTTTAGAAAAAGAAGCAATAGAAAAAGCTATAAAAAAATACGGAAGTAATACAGAGGGAATGAAAAAAGTAGCAGATGCTCTTGATATAGGTATTGCAACATTATATAGAAAAGTAAAAAAATATAATATAAAATGA
- a CDS encoding VanW family protein yields the protein MHKAKKNGYIASGIIIATIVLFIGITYSQVIGSKIAKNTYIGNICVGNLTKEEAEKLLEKKMKLETIELSYENKKWDINPSDIDISYDFNKTIENAYNLNRKDSVFNNLSKTIKTNFGNKNNVDIVVNYNKEKLQSKLEEIKKELDIEVKNASLNISGRNISITDESKGIELDIDASIKKITEEIEKGIFKDSLVVKTVEPTITKEQLSTVDTILGRYSTTIKASSEGRISNIKSAAQKMNNYLLMPGDEFSYVDVTGPYTTSNGYHNAPVIVEGELQNGVGGGVCQLSSTLYNSVLYSGLEITQLKNHTIPSSYVPKGRDATVTDSGVDFAFKNNLSEPIYLKSYVYGSTVVTEIYGSSKDKQNIEISTSVDGVSSSTVKKVDDPTIEKGKEKVLEKGRDAYTVSTYRIYKDSNGNVIEREKIYTSYYPKKQTVIAVGTKEEEQVTEENTEDNTTETKPIESQNPTGTEEIKPDETKPSETEKNENKPNSDNIQTNQL from the coding sequence ATGCATAAAGCAAAAAAAAATGGATATATAGCATCTGGAATCATAATAGCTACGATAGTATTATTTATAGGAATAACTTACAGCCAGGTTATAGGAAGCAAAATAGCTAAAAATACATATATTGGAAATATATGCGTAGGTAACTTAACAAAAGAAGAAGCAGAAAAATTATTAGAAAAAAAAATGAAATTAGAAACCATAGAACTATCATATGAAAATAAAAAATGGGATATAAATCCTTCTGATATTGATATTAGCTATGATTTTAATAAAACTATAGAAAATGCATATAACTTAAATAGAAAAGATAGTGTATTTAATAACTTATCAAAAACTATAAAAACTAACTTTGGAAACAAAAATAATGTAGATATTGTTGTAAATTATAATAAAGAAAAGTTACAGTCTAAATTAGAAGAAATAAAAAAAGAGTTAGATATTGAAGTAAAAAATGCATCATTAAATATTAGTGGAAGAAATATATCAATTACTGACGAATCTAAAGGAATAGAACTAGACATAGATGCTAGTATAAAGAAGATAACAGAAGAAATAGAAAAAGGTATATTTAAAGATAGTTTAGTAGTTAAAACTGTAGAACCTACAATAACTAAAGAACAATTAAGTACAGTTGATACTATACTAGGAAGATATTCAACAACTATTAAAGCTTCATCAGAAGGAAGGATATCAAATATAAAAAGTGCTGCACAAAAAATGAATAACTATCTATTGATGCCTGGTGATGAATTTTCTTATGTTGATGTAACTGGACCGTATACTACAAGTAATGGATATCATAATGCCCCTGTAATTGTTGAAGGTGAATTACAAAATGGAGTTGGTGGTGGTGTTTGTCAATTATCATCTACTTTATATAATTCTGTACTTTATTCAGGATTAGAAATTACCCAGTTAAAGAATCATACAATACCTTCATCATATGTTCCAAAAGGAAGAGATGCTACTGTTACAGATAGTGGAGTAGACTTTGCATTTAAAAATAATTTAAGTGAGCCTATATATTTAAAAAGCTATGTTTATGGAAGTACCGTTGTTACTGAAATATACGGAAGTTCTAAAGATAAGCAAAATATAGAAATATCTACATCAGTTGATGGAGTATCTTCTTCTACAGTCAAAAAAGTTGATGACCCGACAATTGAAAAAGGTAAAGAGAAGGTACTAGAGAAAGGCAGAGATGCTTACACTGTATCAACATATAGAATATATAAAGATAGCAATGGAAATGTAATTGAAAGAGAAAAAATTTATACTTCGTATTATCCTAAAAAACAAACCGTTATAGCGGTAGGGACTAAAGAAGAGGAGCAAGTTACAGAGGAAAATACTGAAGATAATACTACAGAAACTAAACCAATTGAGTCTCAAAATCCAACTGGTACAGAAGAGATTAAACCAGATGAAACTAAACCAAGTGAAACTGAGAAAAACGAAAACAAACCAAATTCAGATAATATTCAAACAAATCAGCTATAA
- a CDS encoding UbiD family decarboxylase — MKFLFLILASISLIVVFFISSDEMSIGKEVDHLVKNIEARKYQIAYNYYEDLKNEFSESKMNRFNRSASKKINSVLINYGDKYINDEISKEQYTGLVSTINALEEININTDSIVKQSKRVEEMYLNENIVYDKALSYLTAASTLNNINDELDRYKQKIKEFNESRRIYEEATENQQVKRYYEAIEGYSKVLEEDKKYFKLAKSAKEQCISDMYDYYILQANSANDNGNYEEAIKYIEYLKPYYENDDKLLELESKYQENLALYSMTTDDIINLISKKMGTDKEGLSINSYQQMINGSKFYYVELYKYDKLIDEVLVDSKTKKIYSYKSNSKDYDSTYSDGYFKVISNGEFRFALSEGECIFTLENKLKEKDESFKSINIVSKKEINRYTRNKNVVDEFIDKNKNVYYYAVVNKGFFKKKELYLIDMYTKNIYLVSDDEIISY, encoded by the coding sequence ATGAAATTCTTATTCTTAATACTTGCATCTATTTCATTAATAGTAGTATTTTTTATAAGTAGTGATGAAATGAGTATAGGAAAAGAAGTTGATCACCTAGTTAAAAATATAGAAGCTAGGAAGTATCAGATAGCTTATAACTACTATGAAGATTTAAAAAATGAGTTTTCAGAATCAAAAATGAACAGATTTAATAGGTCAGCGTCTAAGAAAATAAATTCTGTACTTATAAATTATGGTGATAAATATATAAATGATGAAATTAGTAAAGAACAATATACAGGGCTAGTAAGCACTATAAATGCTTTAGAGGAAATAAATATAAATACAGATAGCATAGTTAAACAATCAAAAAGGGTAGAAGAAATGTATTTAAATGAAAATATAGTATATGATAAAGCATTGTCATATTTAACTGCAGCATCTACATTAAATAACATAAATGATGAATTGGATAGATATAAACAAAAGATAAAAGAGTTTAATGAATCTAGGAGAATCTATGAAGAAGCTACAGAAAATCAACAAGTAAAAAGATATTATGAAGCCATAGAAGGCTACTCTAAGGTATTAGAAGAAGATAAGAAATATTTTAAATTAGCAAAGTCAGCAAAAGAACAATGTATTAGTGATATGTATGACTACTATATATTACAAGCAAATAGTGCTAATGACAATGGAAATTATGAAGAGGCTATAAAATACATAGAATATCTTAAGCCTTATTATGAAAATGATGACAAATTATTAGAATTAGAAAGTAAATATCAGGAAAATTTAGCTTTATATTCAATGACAACTGATGATATTATAAATTTAATTTCGAAAAAAATGGGAACTGATAAAGAAGGACTTAGTATAAATTCTTACCAACAGATGATTAATGGAAGTAAATTTTATTATGTAGAACTATATAAGTATGACAAATTAATAGATGAAGTATTAGTTGATTCAAAAACTAAGAAGATTTATTCTTATAAGTCTAATTCAAAAGATTATGATTCTACTTATAGTGACGGTTACTTTAAAGTTATATCTAATGGAGAATTTAGATTTGCATTAAGTGAAGGTGAATGTATTTTCACACTAGAGAATAAATTGAAAGAAAAGGATGAGTCATTTAAGAGTATAAATATAGTGTCTAAAAAAGAGATTAATAGATATACAAGAAATAAAAACGTTGTTGATGAATTTATAGATAAAAATAAAAACGTATATTACTATGCAGTAGTAAATAAAGGATTCTTTAAAAAGAAAGAATTATATCTTATAGATATGTACACTAAAAATATTTATTTAGTAAGTGATGATGAGATAATAAGTTATTAA